A DNA window from Setaria viridis chromosome 2, Setaria_viridis_v4.0, whole genome shotgun sequence contains the following coding sequences:
- the LOC117846559 gene encoding ABC transporter G family member 45 isoform X2, giving the protein MSSLSLSNGHGACRLGREPPEKVEVVFEDVSVQAEEHVGRRALPTLPNAVFNGAKAIVDSLNTCAAQKKTLKIINEVSGTLRPSRMTLVLGAPGSGKTTFLRALAGKLGSSLKLQGKVFYNGKTRPSTPHYLCSYVSQHDLHHAEMTVREIINFSSNLLGVNNEFEKLGDAIKRNMDASNEVYQELFSKATKLGEGSNLKTNYIIKILGLSDCADTIVGDALRRGISGGQKKRTTIGEMLVGRAKCFFMDDISTGLDSSTTFEIMTFLQQMTHLMDLTMVISLKQPDPETFELFDDIILLCEGRIIYHGPRHNVVGFFDTIGFTCPSRKNVADFLQEVTSKMDQQQYWAGAEREYQYHTIERFEKYFRAYNPPRLLEDKQCQKDDKQDSKASEAADSKNISKWNIFKACFLREVLLVKRNSPVHVFKAVQIILFAFVLATLFFRTEMSHNTVIDGNKFMGSLFIGVAVVNFNGMTELAMTVKRLPTFYKQRELLGLPGWAILTSIFLVNLPMSLTETGLWTCSTYYAIGYAPSPIRFFQQLLVLFAMHQMALSLYRLIASIGRTQVMTNMLGVQALIAMLILGGFVISKDDLQPWMRWGYWASPFTYSLNAVALNEFIDRRWATVFHFEDVNTTGEAVLKFRGLINEWHWYWVCVGVLFGFSLIFNLISIFALEFLNSPQEHHLKVKPQKNQDIEYNDQLVGGSKDPTDQGNLPFQPLTFVFSQINYFVDMPREMRKHGATEERLQLLRDVSGAFRPGVLTALMGITGAGKTTLLDVLAGRKTGGYIEGTVNIEGYPKRQDTFSRISGYCEQTDIHSPYLTVYESLQFSAYLRLPSEVNSHKRDMFVEEVMRLIELTDLRSAMVGIPGVTGLSAEQRKRLTIAVELVASPSIIFMDEPTTGLDARAAAIVMRTVRKTVNTGRTVVCTIHQPSIEIFESFDELLLMNRGGQLIYSGSLGPLSSTMINYFEAIPGVPRIKEGQNPAAWALDISSHAMEYAIGVDYSEIYRNSSLHRENMALVAELSKPRAGKKYLHFPPRYWPNFKAQCIACLWKQHCSFWKNPELNVARLFCTFGVSITFGMVFWHVGSTIKDEQDVLNILGTAYTSALFLGYMNCATLQPTVAMERVVFYREKASGMYSSLPYVIAQIAVEIPYIFIQVFIFSATVYPMAGFELTVTKFLWFVIYMILSFIDFTLFGMMVVALTPNEEIAAVLSFFIFMIWNSFSGFILPRKMIPTWWRWMYWADPAAWTVYGLMLSQLGDRMEFISVPGQPDQSVSEFVKDYLGLQDDHFALITTLHIALSTLFGVVFCLAIKYLKFQRR; this is encoded by the exons ATG agctctctgtctctctctaaCGGCCATGGGGCATGCAGGCTGGGACGCGAACCTCCGGAGAAGGTGGAGGTCGTGTTCGAGGACGTGAGCGTTCAAGCGGAGGAGCACGTCGGCCGGCGGGCGCTGCCAACACTGCCGAACGCTGTCTTCAACGGTGCCAAG GCTATAGTAGATTCTTTGAACACATGTGCAGCACAAAAGAAGACATTGAAGATAATAAatgaagtgagtgggacactAAGACCATCCAG AATGACACTAGTTCTTGGAGCACCTGGATCAGGAAAGACGACCTTCTTAAGAGCACTGGCAGGAAAATTAGGTTCTTCTTTAAAG TTGCAGGGAAAGGTCTTTTACAATGGGAAAACAAGACCTTCTACACCGCACTACCTTTGTTCTTATGTCAGCCAACATGATCTCCACCACGCTGAGATGACAGTGAGAGAGATCATTAATTTCTCTTCGAACCTGCTTGGAGTAAACAATGAATTCG AGAAACTGGGAGATGCAATAAAAAGAAATATGGATGCTAGTAATGAAGTGTATCAGGAGCTATTCTCCAAG GCAACTAAGCTCGGAGAGGGAAGTAACCTTAAAACTAACTATATTATTAAG ATTCTTGGCTTGTCTGATTGCGCTGACACTATAGTAGGGGATGCGCTCCGTAGGGGAATTTCTGGGGGACAAAAAAAGCGAACAACAATTG GGGAGATGCTAGTTGGTCGTGCAAAATGTTTCTTCATGGATGACATATCGACAGGCTTGGACAGCTCTACAACATTTGAGATCATGACATTTCTGCAACAAATGACCCATCTTATGGATCTTACAATGGTTATTTCGTTAAAGCAACCAGATCCAGAGACGTTTGAATTATTTGATGACATTATTCTTCTATGTGAGGGTCGTATTATTTATCATGGGCCTCGGCATAATGTTGTTGGTTTCTTTGACACCATTGGCTTCACATGTCCAAGTAGAAAAAACGTAGCTGACTTCCTCCAAGAG GTAACCTCAAAAATGGATCAGCAGCAGTATTGGGCAGGTGCTGAAAGAGAGTATCAATATCACACCATTGAAAGGTTTGAAAAGTACTTCAGAGCCTACAATCCCCCTCGACTTCTGGAAGACAAACAGTGCCAAAAAGATGACAAACAAGACAGCAAGGCATCTGAAGCAGCTGACAGCAAAAACATTTCAAAATGGAACATTTTTAAAGCTTGTTTCTTGAGGGAAGTACTCCTAGTAAAAAGAAATTCTCCGGTTCATGTTTTCAAGGCCGTCCAGATCATTTTATTTGCGTTTGTACTTGCAACACTTTTCTTTAGAACAGAGATGAGCCATAATACAGTAATTGATGGGAATAAGTTTATGGGATCCCTCTTTATCGGCGTTGCTGTGGTAAACTTCAATGGCATGACAGAACTTGCAATGACCGTAAAGAGGCTCCCAACATTCTATAAGCAAAGGGAGCTGCTAGGATTGCCAGGCTGGGCTATCCTAACCTCAATTTTTCTCGTCAACTTACCCATGTCACTGACGGAGACAGGCCTTTGGACCTGCTCAACCTATTATGCCATTGGCTATGCCCCTTCACCTATTAG GTTTTTCCAGCAGTTACTGGTACTATTCGCGATGCATCAAATGGCATTGAGTCTTTATCGCTTGATAGCATCCATAGGAAGGACACAGGTAATGACAAACATGCTAGGGGTTCAAGCTCTTATAGCAATGCTCATACTTGGAGGCTTTGTCATATCAAAAG ATGATCTCCAACCATGGATGCGCTGGGGTTATTGGGCCTCGCCATTCACCTATTCTCTTAATGCTGTCGCTCTGAATGAATTTATTGATAGGAGATGGGCTACG GTGTTTCATTTCGAAGATGTTAATACCACTGGAGAGGCTGTCTTGAAGTTCCGAGGATTAATAAATGAGTGGCACTGGTATTGGGtctgtgttggtgttttatttGGCTTCTCCCTGATCTTCAACCTCATCAGCATATTTGCTTTGGAATTCCTAAACT CTCCACAAGAACATCATCTAAAAGTCAAACCACAAAAGAATCAGGATATCGAGTACAATGATCAACTTGTTGGAGGTTCGAAAGACCCAACTGATCAAGGCAATCTTCCATTCCAGCCTTTAACCTTCGTGTTCAGTCAAATCAACTACTTTGTCGACATGCCAAGA GAAATGAGAAAGCATGGAGCAACTGAAGAGAGACTTCAGCTATTACGTGATGTTAGTGGTGCATTCAGGCCAGGCGTGCTAACAGCACTGATGGGGATCACTGGTGCAGGGAAAACAACATTGCTTGATGTATTGGCAGGACGGAAAACTGGAGGATACATTGAAGGAACAGTTAACATAGAGGGCTACCCAAAGAGGCAAGATACATTCTCAAGGATCTCAGGTTACTGCGAGCAGACGGACATACACTCTCCTTACCTCACAGTCTATGAGTCACTGCAATTTTCTGCATACCTTCGCTTGCCTTCAGAAGTTAATTCACACAAAAGAGAT ATGTTTGTAGAAGAGGTTATGAGGCTAATAGAGCTAACTGACTTGAGGAGTGCTATGGTGGGCATTCCTGGCGTAACTGGACTATCAGCTGAGCAACGAAAAAGACTTACTATAGCGGTGGAGCTAGTTGCTAGCCCTTCCATAATTTTCATGGATGAGCCAACAACTGGTTTGGATGCCCGTGCTGCCGCAATTGTCATGCGCACAGTACGAAAGACGGTTAACACAGGGCGCACTGTAGTTTGCACAATTCATCAGCCAAGCATTGAGATTTTTGAATCTTTCGATGAG CTGCTTCTTATGAATAGAGGGGGTCAGCTAATTTATAGTGGGTCACTAGGCCCACTGTCTAGCACTATGATAAACTACTTTGAG GCCATTCCAGGAGTGCCCAGAATCAAGGAAGGTCAGAACCCAGCTGCATGGGCACTAGACATCAGTTCACATGCCATGGAATATGCAATTGGAGTGGACTATTCTGAAATTTACCGAAACTCATCACTGCATAG GGAGAACATGGCTCTAGTTGCAGAATTAAGCAAGCCAAGAGCAGGCAAGAAATATTTGCATTTTCCTCCCAGATATTGGCCAAACTTTAAAGCACAGTGCATAGCATGTTTATGGAAGCAACATTGCTCTTTCTGGAAAAACCCTGAATTAAACGTCGCCCGCTTGTTTTGCACATTTGGTGTCTCAATCACATTTGGCATGGTCTTCTGGCATGTCGGTTCAACAAT CAAGGACGAACAGGATGTGCTAAACATACTGGGAACTGCATACACATCAGCTCTGTTCCTAGGCTACATGAACTGTGCCACTTTGCAGCCCACTGTAGCAATGGAGAGAGTCGTGTTCTACCGCGAAAAAGCTTCTGGAATGTACTCCTCCTTACCGTATGTCATTGCTCAG ATAGCAGTTGAAATCCCTTATATTTTTATCCAAGTATTCATTTTCTCAGCAACTGTGTACCCGATGGCTGGATTCGAGCTGACTGTCACAAAGTTCCTTTGGTTTGTTATATATATGATACTGAGCTTCATAGACTTTACACTATTCGGGATGATGGTGGTTGCCCTTACACCCAACGAAGAGATAGCTGCTGTCCTGTCCTTCTTCATTTTCATGATATGGAATAGCTTCTCTGGCTTCATCCTCCCAAGAAAG ATGATACCAACTTGGTGGAGGTGGATGTACTGGGCGGACCCAGCAGCATGGACTGTCTATGGGCTCATGTTGTCTCAACTTGGCGACCGCATGGAGTTCATCAGTGTTCCAGGGCAACCAGACCAGTCAGTGAGTGAGTTCGTGAAGGACTACCTAGGCCTGCAAGACGACCACTTTGCCTTGATTACAACTCTACATATCGCACTAAGTACACTTTTCGGTGTTGTGTTTTGTCTTGCCATCAAGTACCTTAAGTTCCAGAGAAGGTAG
- the LOC117846559 gene encoding ABC transporter G family member 45 isoform X1: MAAVAREQAPPLTHAENEEFLRMLRDARQWLGREPPEKVEVVFEDVSVQAEEHVGRRALPTLPNAVFNGAKAIVDSLNTCAAQKKTLKIINEVSGTLRPSRMTLVLGAPGSGKTTFLRALAGKLGSSLKLQGKVFYNGKTRPSTPHYLCSYVSQHDLHHAEMTVREIINFSSNLLGVNNEFEKLGDAIKRNMDASNEVYQELFSKATKLGEGSNLKTNYIIKILGLSDCADTIVGDALRRGISGGQKKRTTIGEMLVGRAKCFFMDDISTGLDSSTTFEIMTFLQQMTHLMDLTMVISLKQPDPETFELFDDIILLCEGRIIYHGPRHNVVGFFDTIGFTCPSRKNVADFLQEVTSKMDQQQYWAGAEREYQYHTIERFEKYFRAYNPPRLLEDKQCQKDDKQDSKASEAADSKNISKWNIFKACFLREVLLVKRNSPVHVFKAVQIILFAFVLATLFFRTEMSHNTVIDGNKFMGSLFIGVAVVNFNGMTELAMTVKRLPTFYKQRELLGLPGWAILTSIFLVNLPMSLTETGLWTCSTYYAIGYAPSPIRFFQQLLVLFAMHQMALSLYRLIASIGRTQVMTNMLGVQALIAMLILGGFVISKDDLQPWMRWGYWASPFTYSLNAVALNEFIDRRWATVFHFEDVNTTGEAVLKFRGLINEWHWYWVCVGVLFGFSLIFNLISIFALEFLNSPQEHHLKVKPQKNQDIEYNDQLVGGSKDPTDQGNLPFQPLTFVFSQINYFVDMPREMRKHGATEERLQLLRDVSGAFRPGVLTALMGITGAGKTTLLDVLAGRKTGGYIEGTVNIEGYPKRQDTFSRISGYCEQTDIHSPYLTVYESLQFSAYLRLPSEVNSHKRDMFVEEVMRLIELTDLRSAMVGIPGVTGLSAEQRKRLTIAVELVASPSIIFMDEPTTGLDARAAAIVMRTVRKTVNTGRTVVCTIHQPSIEIFESFDELLLMNRGGQLIYSGSLGPLSSTMINYFEAIPGVPRIKEGQNPAAWALDISSHAMEYAIGVDYSEIYRNSSLHRENMALVAELSKPRAGKKYLHFPPRYWPNFKAQCIACLWKQHCSFWKNPELNVARLFCTFGVSITFGMVFWHVGSTIKDEQDVLNILGTAYTSALFLGYMNCATLQPTVAMERVVFYREKASGMYSSLPYVIAQIAVEIPYIFIQVFIFSATVYPMAGFELTVTKFLWFVIYMILSFIDFTLFGMMVVALTPNEEIAAVLSFFIFMIWNSFSGFILPRKMIPTWWRWMYWADPAAWTVYGLMLSQLGDRMEFISVPGQPDQSVSEFVKDYLGLQDDHFALITTLHIALSTLFGVVFCLAIKYLKFQRR; this comes from the exons ATGGCGGCCGTCGCCCGCGAGCAGGCTCCTCCATTGACGCACGCCGAGAACGAAGAGTTCCTTCGCATGCTTAGGGACGCCAGGCAATG GCTGGGACGCGAACCTCCGGAGAAGGTGGAGGTCGTGTTCGAGGACGTGAGCGTTCAAGCGGAGGAGCACGTCGGCCGGCGGGCGCTGCCAACACTGCCGAACGCTGTCTTCAACGGTGCCAAG GCTATAGTAGATTCTTTGAACACATGTGCAGCACAAAAGAAGACATTGAAGATAATAAatgaagtgagtgggacactAAGACCATCCAG AATGACACTAGTTCTTGGAGCACCTGGATCAGGAAAGACGACCTTCTTAAGAGCACTGGCAGGAAAATTAGGTTCTTCTTTAAAG TTGCAGGGAAAGGTCTTTTACAATGGGAAAACAAGACCTTCTACACCGCACTACCTTTGTTCTTATGTCAGCCAACATGATCTCCACCACGCTGAGATGACAGTGAGAGAGATCATTAATTTCTCTTCGAACCTGCTTGGAGTAAACAATGAATTCG AGAAACTGGGAGATGCAATAAAAAGAAATATGGATGCTAGTAATGAAGTGTATCAGGAGCTATTCTCCAAG GCAACTAAGCTCGGAGAGGGAAGTAACCTTAAAACTAACTATATTATTAAG ATTCTTGGCTTGTCTGATTGCGCTGACACTATAGTAGGGGATGCGCTCCGTAGGGGAATTTCTGGGGGACAAAAAAAGCGAACAACAATTG GGGAGATGCTAGTTGGTCGTGCAAAATGTTTCTTCATGGATGACATATCGACAGGCTTGGACAGCTCTACAACATTTGAGATCATGACATTTCTGCAACAAATGACCCATCTTATGGATCTTACAATGGTTATTTCGTTAAAGCAACCAGATCCAGAGACGTTTGAATTATTTGATGACATTATTCTTCTATGTGAGGGTCGTATTATTTATCATGGGCCTCGGCATAATGTTGTTGGTTTCTTTGACACCATTGGCTTCACATGTCCAAGTAGAAAAAACGTAGCTGACTTCCTCCAAGAG GTAACCTCAAAAATGGATCAGCAGCAGTATTGGGCAGGTGCTGAAAGAGAGTATCAATATCACACCATTGAAAGGTTTGAAAAGTACTTCAGAGCCTACAATCCCCCTCGACTTCTGGAAGACAAACAGTGCCAAAAAGATGACAAACAAGACAGCAAGGCATCTGAAGCAGCTGACAGCAAAAACATTTCAAAATGGAACATTTTTAAAGCTTGTTTCTTGAGGGAAGTACTCCTAGTAAAAAGAAATTCTCCGGTTCATGTTTTCAAGGCCGTCCAGATCATTTTATTTGCGTTTGTACTTGCAACACTTTTCTTTAGAACAGAGATGAGCCATAATACAGTAATTGATGGGAATAAGTTTATGGGATCCCTCTTTATCGGCGTTGCTGTGGTAAACTTCAATGGCATGACAGAACTTGCAATGACCGTAAAGAGGCTCCCAACATTCTATAAGCAAAGGGAGCTGCTAGGATTGCCAGGCTGGGCTATCCTAACCTCAATTTTTCTCGTCAACTTACCCATGTCACTGACGGAGACAGGCCTTTGGACCTGCTCAACCTATTATGCCATTGGCTATGCCCCTTCACCTATTAG GTTTTTCCAGCAGTTACTGGTACTATTCGCGATGCATCAAATGGCATTGAGTCTTTATCGCTTGATAGCATCCATAGGAAGGACACAGGTAATGACAAACATGCTAGGGGTTCAAGCTCTTATAGCAATGCTCATACTTGGAGGCTTTGTCATATCAAAAG ATGATCTCCAACCATGGATGCGCTGGGGTTATTGGGCCTCGCCATTCACCTATTCTCTTAATGCTGTCGCTCTGAATGAATTTATTGATAGGAGATGGGCTACG GTGTTTCATTTCGAAGATGTTAATACCACTGGAGAGGCTGTCTTGAAGTTCCGAGGATTAATAAATGAGTGGCACTGGTATTGGGtctgtgttggtgttttatttGGCTTCTCCCTGATCTTCAACCTCATCAGCATATTTGCTTTGGAATTCCTAAACT CTCCACAAGAACATCATCTAAAAGTCAAACCACAAAAGAATCAGGATATCGAGTACAATGATCAACTTGTTGGAGGTTCGAAAGACCCAACTGATCAAGGCAATCTTCCATTCCAGCCTTTAACCTTCGTGTTCAGTCAAATCAACTACTTTGTCGACATGCCAAGA GAAATGAGAAAGCATGGAGCAACTGAAGAGAGACTTCAGCTATTACGTGATGTTAGTGGTGCATTCAGGCCAGGCGTGCTAACAGCACTGATGGGGATCACTGGTGCAGGGAAAACAACATTGCTTGATGTATTGGCAGGACGGAAAACTGGAGGATACATTGAAGGAACAGTTAACATAGAGGGCTACCCAAAGAGGCAAGATACATTCTCAAGGATCTCAGGTTACTGCGAGCAGACGGACATACACTCTCCTTACCTCACAGTCTATGAGTCACTGCAATTTTCTGCATACCTTCGCTTGCCTTCAGAAGTTAATTCACACAAAAGAGAT ATGTTTGTAGAAGAGGTTATGAGGCTAATAGAGCTAACTGACTTGAGGAGTGCTATGGTGGGCATTCCTGGCGTAACTGGACTATCAGCTGAGCAACGAAAAAGACTTACTATAGCGGTGGAGCTAGTTGCTAGCCCTTCCATAATTTTCATGGATGAGCCAACAACTGGTTTGGATGCCCGTGCTGCCGCAATTGTCATGCGCACAGTACGAAAGACGGTTAACACAGGGCGCACTGTAGTTTGCACAATTCATCAGCCAAGCATTGAGATTTTTGAATCTTTCGATGAG CTGCTTCTTATGAATAGAGGGGGTCAGCTAATTTATAGTGGGTCACTAGGCCCACTGTCTAGCACTATGATAAACTACTTTGAG GCCATTCCAGGAGTGCCCAGAATCAAGGAAGGTCAGAACCCAGCTGCATGGGCACTAGACATCAGTTCACATGCCATGGAATATGCAATTGGAGTGGACTATTCTGAAATTTACCGAAACTCATCACTGCATAG GGAGAACATGGCTCTAGTTGCAGAATTAAGCAAGCCAAGAGCAGGCAAGAAATATTTGCATTTTCCTCCCAGATATTGGCCAAACTTTAAAGCACAGTGCATAGCATGTTTATGGAAGCAACATTGCTCTTTCTGGAAAAACCCTGAATTAAACGTCGCCCGCTTGTTTTGCACATTTGGTGTCTCAATCACATTTGGCATGGTCTTCTGGCATGTCGGTTCAACAAT CAAGGACGAACAGGATGTGCTAAACATACTGGGAACTGCATACACATCAGCTCTGTTCCTAGGCTACATGAACTGTGCCACTTTGCAGCCCACTGTAGCAATGGAGAGAGTCGTGTTCTACCGCGAAAAAGCTTCTGGAATGTACTCCTCCTTACCGTATGTCATTGCTCAG ATAGCAGTTGAAATCCCTTATATTTTTATCCAAGTATTCATTTTCTCAGCAACTGTGTACCCGATGGCTGGATTCGAGCTGACTGTCACAAAGTTCCTTTGGTTTGTTATATATATGATACTGAGCTTCATAGACTTTACACTATTCGGGATGATGGTGGTTGCCCTTACACCCAACGAAGAGATAGCTGCTGTCCTGTCCTTCTTCATTTTCATGATATGGAATAGCTTCTCTGGCTTCATCCTCCCAAGAAAG ATGATACCAACTTGGTGGAGGTGGATGTACTGGGCGGACCCAGCAGCATGGACTGTCTATGGGCTCATGTTGTCTCAACTTGGCGACCGCATGGAGTTCATCAGTGTTCCAGGGCAACCAGACCAGTCAGTGAGTGAGTTCGTGAAGGACTACCTAGGCCTGCAAGACGACCACTTTGCCTTGATTACAACTCTACATATCGCACTAAGTACACTTTTCGGTGTTGTGTTTTGTCTTGCCATCAAGTACCTTAAGTTCCAGAGAAGGTAG